One Glycine max cultivar Williams 82 chromosome 6, Glycine_max_v4.0, whole genome shotgun sequence DNA segment encodes these proteins:
- the LOC100784437 gene encoding nucleolin isoform X2 codes for MLAQGVGDDDGAKISGKEGEKGTSTQESEEPKEECEAKDAKDLCPEDEEKMEDSPVLGLLKEQKRAKLETKDDKGNGTKVVPIEALIKKAVRKRSSYIKANAEKITMAGLRRLLEEDLKLDKFTLDPYKKFVSQQLDEVLASSEVPKPSNNAKKIVKKKPDTKVTKKVSSEENSDTSDKETDEEESEEDEVKPRKKIVPKGKVKTSVQPKKRKGEETDLSSKKRVKPAKATSEDNSDAEDDGKNSEDDQSSSSPEKPSKKKEVSTPVYGKHVEHLKSVIKACGMSVPPVIYKKVKQVPENKREEQLIKELEEILSREGLSSNPSEKEIKEVKRKKARAKELEGIDLSNIVSSSRRRSTSSYTSPPPPKPKVPVETSGNGAECSDNDDEDNDNEEDEEEDSGDDDGSQSEEFNDDEEDSD; via the exons ATGCTTGCTCAAG GGGTTGGAGATGATGATGGGGCAAAGATATCAGGGAAAGAAGGGGAAAAAGGTACAAGTACACAAGAGTCAGAAGAACCAAAAGAAGAATGTGAAGCAAAAGATGCGAAGGATCTTTGCCCTGAAGATGAGGAGAAAATGGAAGACTCTCCAGTCTTAGGTCTTcttaaagaacaaaaaaggGCTAAACTTGAAACCAAGGATGATAAAGGCAATGGAACCAAAGTAGTTCCAATTGAGGCCCTAATTAAGAAAGCTGTTAGAAAAAGATCTTCGTACATCAAGGCTAATGCAGA GAAAATCACTATGGCTGGTCTTCGTCGACTCTTGGAGGAAGATCTTAAACTTGATAAATTTACTCTGGATCCCTATAAGAAGTTTGTAAGTCAACAGCTTGATGAG GTATTAGCATCGTCTGAAGTTCCCAAACCTTCAAATAATGCTAAGaaaattgttaagaaaaaaCCTGATACCAAAGTAACTAAAAAGGTCAGCAGTGAAGAGAACTCTGATACTTCAGATAAGGAGACTGATGAGGAAGAGAGTGAGGAAGATGAAGTTAAACCTAGGAAAAAAATTGTTCCAAAAGGCAAGGTGAAGACTTCTGTCCAACCCAAAAAGCGTAAAGGAGAGGAGACTGATCTATCCAGTAAGAAAAGGGTCAAACCTGCTAAAGCAACCTCAGAAGACAATAGTGATGCAGAAGATGATGGGAAGAACTCTGAAGATGATCAGTCCTCTTCATCACCTGAGAAACCTTCCAAG AAGAAAGAAGTTTCAACTCCTGTGTATGGTAAACATGTGGAGCACTTAAAGTCTGTTATTAAAGCATGTGGAATGAG TGTTCCTcctgtaatttacaaaaaagtCAAGCAAGTGCCTGAAAACAAACGAGAAGAGCAGCTAATTAAGGAGTTGGAGGAAATACTGTCTAGAGAAGGGCTGTCTTCAAATCCATCTGAAAAGG AAATCAAGGAAGTAAAAAGGAAGAAGGCGAGAGCCAAAGAACTTGAGGGTATTGATCTAAGCAATATTGTGTCAAGTTCACGTAGAAGATCAACAAGTAGTTATACATCTCCTCCACCTCCAAAGCCGAAGGTTCCAGTTGAAACTAGTGGCAATGGGGCTGAATGTAGTGATAATGATGATGAAGACAATGAtaatgaagaggatgaggaaGAGGATAGTGGTGACGATGATGGAAGTCAGAGTGAAGAATTTAATGATG ATGAAGAGGACAGTGATTGA
- the LOC100784437 gene encoding nucleolin isoform X1, giving the protein MAEDSEGTAKKEEILESQIETAMRSRVSLFKEQSDSLTFEGVRRLLEKDLGLEEYALDVHKRFIKQCLLKCLEGVGDDDGAKISGKEGEKGTSTQESEEPKEECEAKDAKDLCPEDEEKMEDSPVLGLLKEQKRAKLETKDDKGNGTKVVPIEALIKKAVRKRSSYIKANAEKITMAGLRRLLEEDLKLDKFTLDPYKKFVSQQLDEVLASSEVPKPSNNAKKIVKKKPDTKVTKKVSSEENSDTSDKETDEEESEEDEVKPRKKIVPKGKVKTSVQPKKRKGEETDLSSKKRVKPAKATSEDNSDAEDDGKNSEDDQSSSSPEKPSKKKEVSTPVYGKHVEHLKSVIKACGMSVPPVIYKKVKQVPENKREEQLIKELEEILSREGLSSNPSEKEIKEVKRKKARAKELEGIDLSNIVSSSRRRSTSSYTSPPPPKPKVPVETSGNGAECSDNDDEDNDNEEDEEEDSGDDDGSQSEEFNDDEEDSD; this is encoded by the exons atGGCAGAAGACAGCGAAGGGACGGCAAAGAAGGAGGAGATTTTAGAGTCTCAGATTGAAACCGCTATGCGCTCTCGCGTTTCTCTCTTCAAGGAACAATCTGA CTCCTTGACGTTCGAGGGTGTTCGTCGATTGCTCGAGAAAGACCTGGGATTGGAGGAGTATGCTTTGGATGTGCATAAGAGATTTATCAAGCAATGCTTGCTCAAG TGCTTAGAAGGGGTTGGAGATGATGATGGGGCAAAGATATCAGGGAAAGAAGGGGAAAAAGGTACAAGTACACAAGAGTCAGAAGAACCAAAAGAAGAATGTGAAGCAAAAGATGCGAAGGATCTTTGCCCTGAAGATGAGGAGAAAATGGAAGACTCTCCAGTCTTAGGTCTTcttaaagaacaaaaaaggGCTAAACTTGAAACCAAGGATGATAAAGGCAATGGAACCAAAGTAGTTCCAATTGAGGCCCTAATTAAGAAAGCTGTTAGAAAAAGATCTTCGTACATCAAGGCTAATGCAGA GAAAATCACTATGGCTGGTCTTCGTCGACTCTTGGAGGAAGATCTTAAACTTGATAAATTTACTCTGGATCCCTATAAGAAGTTTGTAAGTCAACAGCTTGATGAG GTATTAGCATCGTCTGAAGTTCCCAAACCTTCAAATAATGCTAAGaaaattgttaagaaaaaaCCTGATACCAAAGTAACTAAAAAGGTCAGCAGTGAAGAGAACTCTGATACTTCAGATAAGGAGACTGATGAGGAAGAGAGTGAGGAAGATGAAGTTAAACCTAGGAAAAAAATTGTTCCAAAAGGCAAGGTGAAGACTTCTGTCCAACCCAAAAAGCGTAAAGGAGAGGAGACTGATCTATCCAGTAAGAAAAGGGTCAAACCTGCTAAAGCAACCTCAGAAGACAATAGTGATGCAGAAGATGATGGGAAGAACTCTGAAGATGATCAGTCCTCTTCATCACCTGAGAAACCTTCCAAG AAGAAAGAAGTTTCAACTCCTGTGTATGGTAAACATGTGGAGCACTTAAAGTCTGTTATTAAAGCATGTGGAATGAG TGTTCCTcctgtaatttacaaaaaagtCAAGCAAGTGCCTGAAAACAAACGAGAAGAGCAGCTAATTAAGGAGTTGGAGGAAATACTGTCTAGAGAAGGGCTGTCTTCAAATCCATCTGAAAAGG AAATCAAGGAAGTAAAAAGGAAGAAGGCGAGAGCCAAAGAACTTGAGGGTATTGATCTAAGCAATATTGTGTCAAGTTCACGTAGAAGATCAACAAGTAGTTATACATCTCCTCCACCTCCAAAGCCGAAGGTTCCAGTTGAAACTAGTGGCAATGGGGCTGAATGTAGTGATAATGATGATGAAGACAATGAtaatgaagaggatgaggaaGAGGATAGTGGTGACGATGATGGAAGTCAGAGTGAAGAATTTAATGATG ATGAAGAGGACAGTGATTGA
- the LOC100776751 gene encoding General transcription and DNA repair factor IIH subunit TFB4-like (The RefSeq protein has 2 substitutions compared to this genomic sequence), whose product MPSASSKLYADDVSLLVVTLDTNPFFWSTFPFPFAEFLSQVLAFLNSILLLGQLNQVIVIATGCNSCGYIYDSTSDKNHGSTTGTMPALYSNLLHNLDEFLARDRQLDADAAHAPGTVPSSLLSGSLSMALCYIQRAFRSGPMPPQPRILCLRGVADGPEQYVAIMNAIFSAQHSTVPIDSCYIGSNNSAFLQQASYITGGIYYKPPQLDGLYQYLSTVFATDLYSRAFLRLPKSVGVDFRASCFCHKQTIDMGYVCSVCLSIFCEHHDKCSTCGSVFGQAQLDASAADRQRKA is encoded by the exons ATGCCTTCTGCTTCTTCCAAACTCTACGCAG ATGACGTGAGCCTCCTCGTTGTAACGCTAGACACCAACCCTTTCTTCTGGAGCACTTTCCCCTTCCCCTTCGCCGAGTTCCTCTCCCAA GTACTCGCTTTTCTCAACTCGATCTTGCTCCTTGGCCAGCTCAACCAGGTGATCGTCATCGCCACCGGATGCAACTCTTGCGGCTACATTTACGATTCCACTTCCGATAAGAACCATGGCTCCACCACCGGTACAATGCCCGCGCTTTATTCCAATTTACTTCACAATCTCGATGAGTTTCTCGCTAGGGACCGCCAATTAGATGCCGACGCGGCTCACGCACCGGGAACCGTTCCTTCTTCGCTGTTATCAGGCTCCTTGTCCATGGCGCTTTGTT ATATACAGAGAGCTTTTCGTTCGGGACCAATGCCTCCTCAGCCTCGG ATTTTATGTTTGCAAGGGGTTGCTGATGGACCAGAACA GTATGTGGCAATCATGAATGCAATTTTCTCTGCACAGCACTCTACA GTTCCTATAGATTCTTGTTATATTGGTTCAAACAATTCTGCATTCCTCCAGCAG GCTTCATACATAACTGGTGGAATATATTACAAGCCTCCCCAATTGGACGGGCTTTATCAATATCTTTCA ACAGTGTTTGCAACTGATTTGCATTCTCGTGCATTTTTACGGCTTCCTAAATCTGTGGGTGTGGATTTTCGTGCCTC GTGTTTCTGCCATAAGCAAACAATTGACATGGGCTATGTGTGTTCTGTATGCTTATCCATATTCTGTGAGCACCATGATAAGTGTTCAACCTGTGG GTCTGTATTTGGCCAGGCTCAACTAGATGCCTCAGCAGCCGACCGGCAAAGAAAGGCTTGA
- the LOC100776751 gene encoding general transcription and DNA repair factor IIH subunit TFB4-like isoform X1, giving the protein MPSASSKLYADDVSLLVVTLDTNPFFWSTFPFPFAEFLSQVLAFLNSILLLGQLNQVIVIATGCNSCGYIYDSTSDKNHGSTTGTMPALYSNLLHNLDEFLARDRQLDADAAHAPGTVPSSLLSGSLSMALCYIQRAFRSGPMPPQPRILCLQGVADGPEQYVAIMNAIFSAQHSTVPIDSCYIGSNNSAFLQQASYITGGIYYKPPQLDGLYQYLSTVFATDLHSRAFLRLPKSVGVDFRASCFCHKQTIDMGYVCSVCLSIFCEHHDKCSTCGLVRVLFP; this is encoded by the exons ATGCCTTCTGCTTCTTCCAAACTCTACGCAG ATGACGTGAGCCTCCTCGTTGTAACGCTAGACACCAACCCTTTCTTCTGGAGCACTTTCCCCTTCCCCTTCGCCGAGTTCCTCTCCCAA GTACTCGCTTTTCTCAACTCGATCTTGCTCCTTGGCCAGCTCAACCAGGTGATCGTCATCGCCACCGGATGCAACTCTTGCGGCTACATTTACGATTCCACTTCCGATAAGAACCATGGCTCCACCACCGGTACAATGCCCGCGCTTTATTCCAATTTACTTCACAATCTCGATGAGTTTCTCGCTAGGGACCGCCAATTAGATGCCGACGCGGCTCACGCACCGGGAACCGTTCCTTCTTCGCTGTTATCAGGCTCCTTGTCCATGGCGCTTTGTT ATATACAGAGAGCTTTTCGTTCGGGACCAATGCCTCCTCAGCCTCGG ATTTTATGTTTGCAAGGGGTTGCTGATGGACCAGAACA GTATGTGGCAATCATGAATGCAATTTTCTCTGCACAGCACTCTACA GTTCCTATAGATTCTTGTTATATTGGTTCAAACAATTCTGCATTCCTCCAGCAG GCTTCATACATAACTGGTGGAATATATTACAAGCCTCCCCAATTGGACGGGCTTTATCAATATCTTTCA ACAGTGTTTGCAACTGATTTGCATTCTCGTGCATTTTTACGGCTTCCTAAATCTGTGGGTGTGGATTTTCGTGCCTC GTGTTTCTGCCATAAGCAAACAATTGACATGGGCTATGTGTGTTCTGTATGCTTATCCATATTCTGTGAGCACCATGATAAGTGTTCAACCTGTGG ATTAGTCAGGGTCCTTTTCCCCTGA